Proteins encoded together in one Rossellomorea sp. y25 window:
- a CDS encoding sensor histidine kinase, giving the protein MMKKFSLQSKIIVIVLALLSILILSLSIIFFRMLSDTLTDLKGKQALAVAQSVSKMPAVIEAFKTNQPEEIIQPLVEDIRKETGATFIVVGNRDSVRYSHPMPERLGKKMVGGDNERALIRGESYVSHARGSLGPSVRGKVPIRNDQKEIIGVVSVGFLEDSIHDIVIPYRTRVLILVGVILLIGIIGSFFIGKGIKKAIFGLEPAEIAMQFKEKRAIIESVREGIIAIDQHGSITEINAKAHSILALDHQSSNRGRHILEVIPDTKMMDVLKTRESQLDDEISLNHHDLIVNRLPIFEEEEIVGVVASFRRKDEIDQLTKELSQVQEYAGILRSQTHEYRNKLNTIAGLIQLHHHEEALALIQEESSGYEDLIQFLLKAVPDPVLAGLIIGKYNRSQELKVSFSIHPDSSITTPLIDVQQEKLITIIGNILDNAFEEVLSRPFHNRRVQLFMTDLGDDFIFEIEDSGAGIQDIDSIFERGYSTKAGKDRGIGLHLVQRSVEHLNGYMTVENSELGGALFTISIPKQH; this is encoded by the coding sequence ATGATGAAAAAGTTCTCACTTCAATCTAAGATTATCGTTATTGTATTAGCACTTCTTTCGATTTTGATTTTATCCCTGTCGATTATTTTCTTTAGAATGTTATCAGACACGCTGACGGATTTGAAAGGAAAGCAAGCCTTGGCGGTGGCACAGTCTGTATCCAAGATGCCTGCTGTAATCGAAGCCTTTAAGACGAATCAGCCGGAGGAGATCATCCAGCCTCTGGTAGAAGATATTCGAAAAGAAACAGGGGCCACCTTTATTGTTGTAGGCAATAGAGACTCTGTCCGATACTCTCACCCCATGCCTGAACGGCTCGGGAAAAAGATGGTCGGTGGAGACAATGAAAGAGCCTTAATAAGGGGTGAATCTTATGTTTCTCATGCACGGGGATCATTAGGACCATCTGTGAGAGGAAAGGTTCCTATAAGAAACGATCAAAAAGAAATCATCGGGGTAGTGTCAGTCGGATTTCTTGAAGACAGTATCCATGACATCGTCATTCCCTATCGTACTAGGGTACTGATACTTGTCGGCGTCATTCTGTTAATCGGAATCATCGGCTCCTTTTTTATAGGGAAAGGAATCAAAAAAGCGATTTTTGGTTTGGAACCTGCTGAAATCGCCATGCAGTTCAAGGAAAAGCGGGCGATCATCGAATCGGTCCGGGAAGGAATCATCGCAATCGATCAACATGGATCAATTACGGAAATAAATGCTAAAGCCCACAGTATCCTGGCTCTTGATCATCAATCCTCCAACAGAGGGAGACATATTCTGGAAGTCATCCCAGATACGAAAATGATGGATGTCCTAAAAACACGGGAAAGCCAGCTGGATGATGAGATTTCATTAAATCATCATGACCTCATCGTCAACAGGCTCCCTATTTTTGAAGAGGAAGAAATCGTCGGGGTGGTAGCGAGCTTCAGGAGAAAAGATGAAATCGATCAGCTCACTAAGGAACTTTCTCAGGTGCAAGAATATGCGGGTATATTGCGCTCACAGACCCACGAATACAGAAATAAACTGAATACGATTGCTGGTCTCATTCAACTTCATCACCACGAAGAGGCATTAGCCCTCATACAGGAGGAATCCTCTGGATATGAAGACTTAATTCAATTTCTATTGAAAGCGGTTCCTGATCCTGTCCTGGCAGGGCTGATCATTGGAAAATATAATCGGTCTCAAGAGTTGAAGGTCTCATTCTCGATTCATCCTGATAGCTCCATTACAACGCCACTTATTGATGTGCAGCAGGAAAAATTGATTACCATCATTGGGAACATTCTTGATAATGCCTTTGAAGAAGTCTTATCCCGGCCATTTCATAACAGGCGGGTTCAATTGTTTATGACTGATTTAGGTGATGATTTTATTTTTGAAATAGAAGACAGCGGAGCAGGAATCCAGGATATAGACTCAATATTTGAAAGGGGTTATTCAACAAAAGCCGGCAAAGACAGGGGCATCGGTCTTCACCTGGTGCAACGAAGTGTGGAGCACCTGAACGGCTACATGACAGTGGAAAATAGTGAACTTGGGGGCGCTTTGTTTACGATTAGTATTCCAAAGCAACATTAG
- a CDS encoding response regulator, translated as MRKWNVFIIEDDIQTAEINSQYIAQMEGFQVGGIATTIAEAKKVLPVVNPDLILLDVYFPDGTGSEFLWEIRKHYRSTDVILVTAAKETDHISNAIRGGAFDYILKPIIFNRFQDTLLKYQHYKERMNDSQVENQHEVDNLFSRKKSTSNIQTVQHPPKGIDTITLDSILKRIETDHSLGYTAEEMAGEVGVTRTTARRYLEYLVSQKKIKVELTYGGVGRPQRKYFFQA; from the coding sequence TTGCGTAAGTGGAACGTATTCATTATAGAAGATGATATTCAAACAGCTGAGATCAACAGTCAGTACATTGCTCAAATGGAAGGATTTCAGGTAGGCGGGATCGCCACTACCATCGCAGAAGCCAAGAAAGTCTTACCTGTTGTTAATCCTGATCTAATCTTACTTGACGTCTACTTTCCTGATGGGACCGGCAGTGAATTTCTCTGGGAGATCAGAAAGCATTATCGCAGCACAGATGTCATCCTCGTCACAGCAGCAAAGGAAACCGACCATATCTCCAATGCCATCCGTGGCGGGGCATTCGATTATATCCTGAAACCCATCATCTTTAACCGATTTCAGGATACTCTACTAAAATATCAACACTATAAAGAGAGAATGAATGATTCTCAAGTCGAAAATCAACATGAAGTGGACAATTTGTTCAGTAGAAAGAAAAGCACGAGTAACATTCAGACCGTCCAACACCCCCCGAAAGGGATCGATACGATTACATTGGATTCCATACTTAAGCGGATAGAAACCGATCACAGCCTGGGCTATACTGCTGAGGAAATGGCGGGGGAAGTCGGCGTGACCCGTACAACAGCCAGGCGCTATCTGGAGTATCTTGTTTCACAAAAGAAGATTAAAGTGGAGCTTACATATGGAGGCGTCGGGAGACCTCAGAGAAAATATTTCTTTCAAGCTTAA
- a CDS encoding ectonucleotide pyrophosphatase/phosphodiesterase — MMTRLTDHLIVISFDCLSALDYPILKDLPHFQELLAHGSFCKNVETIYPSVTYPCHATIVTGKFPKRHGVVNNTLIQPGRVSPDWYWHRRAIKGTTLYDEAKKARMTTAALLWPVTAKGDIDYNMPEIFANRSWHNQILVSLFNGSPLYQLHMNRLFGHIRNGLNQPELDDFVLESTVATIRKKPNLLLVHFTDLDTQRHYHGFSSEEAHAAIQRHDARLGKIIRALKENGIYEQSTIVALGDHSALDESKAIQVNVLFKENGLITLNARGKVTDWKAYCKGCDGSAYVYVKDSETKPAVQSLLEQLQMDPSNGIEEILTGEEAGRKGADGYCTFMLEARIGFYFKDALKGSFIHTITPEDVKEKRYTYGSHGYSPEKENYSTTFMAAGKGIRSNVEIPFMHLVDEGPTLARLLGLSLGATDGKVIEELLDI; from the coding sequence ATTATGACTCGTCTTACGGATCATCTGATTGTCATATCTTTCGATTGTTTATCTGCTTTGGATTACCCCATTCTAAAGGATCTTCCTCACTTTCAAGAACTGCTTGCCCATGGGTCCTTTTGCAAAAATGTTGAAACCATTTACCCTTCTGTGACCTATCCTTGTCACGCCACCATTGTCACCGGTAAATTTCCTAAACGTCACGGTGTAGTGAATAATACACTCATTCAGCCTGGCCGGGTTTCTCCGGATTGGTATTGGCATAGAAGGGCTATTAAGGGTACCACCTTATATGACGAAGCAAAGAAAGCCCGGATGACCACAGCCGCTCTTCTGTGGCCGGTTACAGCCAAAGGGGATATTGATTATAATATGCCGGAGATTTTCGCCAATCGCTCGTGGCATAACCAAATTCTTGTTTCCCTTTTCAATGGCAGTCCTCTCTATCAATTACACATGAACCGTCTCTTTGGTCACATCCGTAATGGCCTTAATCAACCGGAGCTTGATGACTTCGTTCTGGAATCGACGGTTGCAACGATCAGAAAGAAACCCAACCTATTGCTTGTCCACTTTACAGATCTTGATACACAACGTCATTACCATGGGTTTTCTTCAGAAGAAGCACATGCCGCCATTCAACGTCATGATGCCCGATTAGGGAAAATCATTCGGGCATTAAAGGAAAACGGCATCTATGAACAGTCAACCATTGTCGCTCTTGGAGATCATAGTGCATTGGATGAATCAAAGGCAATTCAAGTGAACGTCCTTTTCAAGGAAAATGGGTTAATCACATTGAATGCCAGGGGAAAGGTAACCGACTGGAAAGCATATTGCAAAGGATGTGATGGATCAGCCTATGTGTACGTGAAGGATTCTGAAACGAAACCAGCAGTTCAATCCCTATTGGAGCAATTGCAAATGGATCCTTCCAATGGAATTGAAGAGATACTCACTGGTGAAGAAGCCGGAAGAAAAGGGGCCGATGGATACTGTACCTTTATGCTTGAAGCAAGAATAGGATTTTATTTTAAAGATGCTCTTAAAGGATCCTTCATTCATACCATCACACCGGAAGATGTAAAGGAAAAGCGTTATACGTATGGATCTCACGGATACTCTCCTGAAAAAGAAAACTACTCCACCACCTTCATGGCCGCCGGAAAAGGGATCCGGTCAAATGTTGAAATTCCTTTTATGCACCTAGTAGATGAAGGCCCGACACTGGCACGCCTGCTCGGCCTTAGTCTGGGTGCAACAGATGGAAAAGTGATCGAAGAATTGCTGGATATATAA
- a CDS encoding tripartite tricarboxylate transporter permease: protein MIESILYGFQVAFTPENLFFAFIGVLAGTIIGMLPGLGPISAIAIMIPLSYGMSPASALILMAGVYYGAVFGGSTSSILLNAPGISGTVATAFDGYPMAKQGKAGKALAIAAISSFAGGTISVVALMLVAPYMAKLAITFGPTEYFALMLLGLTAISSLSEGSTNKALISATIGLIIATVGIDQQTGTQRFTFGNPGLLEGIDFLIIALGLFALSEVCQLIISRNENTLKGKSAVGSLKLEKKELKEMAGPIGRHSVLGFILGVLPGAGATIASFLSYISEKRLSKEPSSFGKGNIKGLAAPETSNNAATSGAFVPLLTLGIPGSGTTAVLLGALLVVGVQPGPLMLQDHPDVFWGVIASMYIGNLFLLILNLPLIPVLAKILYIPKQLLIALIIVFCLIGVYAVSFNTFHLYLLVGFGVLGYLLKMFKFPAPPFILAFILGGMMEQSFRQAMTISNGSYSVFFQSNITIGLLIVSFLSLVLPTILGFTKRGKATESHDLKKEA, encoded by the coding sequence ATGATTGAAAGTATATTATATGGATTTCAAGTAGCATTCACCCCGGAAAATTTATTTTTCGCATTTATAGGGGTGTTGGCTGGTACGATCATCGGGATGCTGCCTGGATTGGGTCCAATCAGTGCCATTGCCATCATGATTCCCCTAAGTTATGGGATGTCGCCGGCTTCCGCATTGATCCTGATGGCAGGGGTTTATTATGGTGCCGTGTTTGGCGGCTCGACTTCTTCTATTCTATTAAATGCCCCCGGTATCTCAGGGACAGTGGCAACAGCATTTGACGGATATCCCATGGCAAAGCAGGGGAAGGCAGGCAAAGCACTCGCCATAGCCGCCATATCGTCTTTTGCGGGTGGAACAATAAGTGTGGTGGCACTTATGCTGGTCGCTCCTTATATGGCCAAGCTTGCCATTACGTTTGGTCCTACTGAGTATTTCGCATTGATGCTTCTGGGCCTGACAGCGATATCCAGCTTATCCGAAGGGTCCACCAATAAAGCACTGATCTCGGCGACGATTGGATTGATCATCGCAACTGTCGGGATTGATCAGCAAACAGGTACACAGCGTTTCACATTCGGAAACCCGGGTTTATTAGAGGGGATCGACTTTCTGATCATTGCTTTAGGATTATTTGCACTATCCGAGGTTTGTCAGTTAATTATCTCACGGAATGAAAATACGTTGAAAGGGAAGAGTGCTGTTGGCAGTTTAAAGCTTGAGAAGAAGGAATTAAAGGAGATGGCAGGACCGATTGGCCGTCATTCCGTCCTTGGTTTTATTTTGGGAGTCCTGCCTGGAGCCGGGGCTACGATCGCTTCATTCCTTTCCTATATTTCGGAGAAACGTTTATCTAAAGAGCCCTCTTCTTTTGGGAAAGGGAATATCAAGGGGTTAGCTGCGCCGGAAACGTCCAATAATGCTGCGACAAGCGGGGCATTCGTTCCCTTGTTAACATTAGGGATACCAGGGTCTGGAACCACTGCTGTATTACTTGGTGCCTTACTTGTTGTAGGGGTGCAGCCCGGTCCATTGATGCTTCAGGATCACCCGGACGTTTTCTGGGGAGTCATCGCAAGTATGTATATCGGGAATCTTTTCCTATTGATACTTAACTTGCCGCTCATCCCGGTACTGGCAAAAATCTTATATATTCCGAAGCAGCTGTTGATCGCTTTGATCATTGTGTTCTGTTTAATAGGGGTATACGCAGTCAGCTTCAACACGTTCCATCTGTATTTGCTTGTAGGATTTGGCGTGTTAGGGTATTTATTGAAAATGTTTAAATTCCCTGCGCCTCCGTTTATTCTCGCATTTATACTGGGGGGAATGATGGAGCAATCGTTCAGACAGGCGATGACAATATCAAACGGTTCTTACAGTGTGTTTTTTCAAAGTAATATCACCATCGGATTACTGATTGTTTCATTCCTTTCACTTGTTCTCCCTACCATTTTAGGATTTACGAAAAGAGGAAAGGCCACGGAAAGTCATGATCTGAAGAAAGAAGCATGA
- a CDS encoding DMT family transporter, with amino-acid sequence MKKWQTYLILVFIMLIWGFNVPALKVLVSEFSPVTITSLRIFTAGITVFVILGIMRKIRKPTAKEFLFIITGGLLNVVSHHYFLSVGLTGTSSTNGGLILGTGPLLTALMATIILRNRPTVIKIIGFLSGSGGVAIIVLSGGEGLGGLKTGDLFIFISIFSQALSFIIISRAAKTLDPRLLTGYMLVFGSIVLFAISLVTEPGALKELGNASSSIWLLFFASAIVATAVGHMIYNHSIGEIGAAETSIFLNLNTFFSLVGAAIFLNETVTYHHLIGLVFIVLGVVCGSGTLEEFVVKRKQKRFLEGKQNHQM; translated from the coding sequence GTGAAAAAGTGGCAAACGTATTTGATACTTGTGTTCATCATGTTGATTTGGGGCTTTAATGTTCCTGCATTAAAGGTATTGGTGAGTGAATTTTCGCCTGTAACGATTACATCACTCCGCATCTTTACGGCAGGGATTACCGTATTTGTCATTCTTGGTATCATGAGGAAAATAAGAAAACCAACAGCTAAAGAGTTCTTGTTCATTATCACAGGTGGCTTATTGAATGTGGTCAGTCATCATTATTTTTTATCAGTCGGGCTGACCGGAACGTCGTCGACTAACGGGGGACTGATTCTGGGAACGGGACCGTTGTTGACGGCTTTAATGGCGACGATCATCCTTCGAAACCGGCCGACAGTGATTAAAATCATCGGGTTTCTGTCTGGCAGTGGCGGGGTTGCGATCATTGTGTTGTCAGGCGGAGAGGGATTAGGCGGACTTAAGACCGGAGATCTGTTTATCTTTATCTCCATTTTTTCACAGGCCTTAAGCTTCATTATCATCAGCCGGGCAGCCAAAACGTTGGATCCCCGATTACTTACGGGGTATATGCTGGTGTTCGGTTCCATTGTCTTGTTTGCGATTAGTCTTGTAACAGAGCCGGGAGCACTGAAGGAGTTAGGAAATGCCTCAAGCTCAATTTGGCTTCTATTCTTTGCTTCTGCCATTGTAGCAACGGCAGTAGGGCACATGATTTATAACCATTCGATTGGTGAAATTGGAGCCGCCGAAACATCGATCTTCCTGAATCTCAATACCTTTTTCTCCCTCGTTGGAGCGGCTATTTTCCTTAATGAAACCGTGACGTACCATCACCTGATCGGATTGGTGTTCATCGTGCTTGGAGTGGTGTGCGGTTCCGGTACCCTTGAAGAATTTGTGGTAAAAAGAAAACAGAAACGCTTCCTGGAGGGAAAACAGAATCATCAAATGTAG
- a CDS encoding ASCH domain-containing protein, with translation MTNQQLPPKTCTIDRLVTKAEDVEKVMKGEKTATRRNGRYADIGEVMELQGKKYIVESVYSQSLGELTDNHAKQEGFNTVEEYKEAILSYHPGMPWHPSMKVWVHEFTLVNE, from the coding sequence ATGACAAATCAACAACTACCGCCAAAAACGTGTACGATCGACCGTCTGGTAACTAAAGCTGAGGACGTTGAGAAAGTGATGAAGGGGGAGAAAACGGCGACCCGCAGAAACGGACGATACGCTGATATTGGAGAAGTCATGGAGCTTCAAGGAAAGAAATACATAGTAGAAAGCGTCTACTCCCAATCACTTGGTGAGCTGACAGATAATCATGCCAAGCAGGAAGGGTTTAATACAGTTGAGGAATATAAAGAAGCCATCCTCTCTTATCATCCAGGCATGCCGTGGCACCCCAGCATGAAAGTATGGGTGCACGAATTCACATTAGTGAACGAATAG
- a CDS encoding DUF3189 family protein, whose translation MIYIYNDFGGTHTTSLAAAYHLHLLKPGNLTKKDVLSVPFFNQLTKKESGHILYHGIDKEDNPVYTIGRRNSKYVVPALADLSTILLRRYGKREKIIISNTSPTVPPLMTAGGFLSRELGIDSIGVPLLVKGAQQCHTLIYQLVEETKQMSKDSHEQVVVLENKKYQYKIGKKHIFWKK comes from the coding sequence ATGATTTATATTTACAATGATTTTGGTGGGACTCATACGACGTCCTTGGCTGCGGCTTATCACTTACATTTATTAAAACCGGGGAACTTGACAAAGAAGGATGTTCTATCTGTCCCTTTCTTTAACCAGCTTACGAAAAAGGAGTCAGGACACATTCTTTATCATGGAATAGACAAAGAGGATAACCCGGTGTATACGATTGGGCGAAGGAACTCTAAGTATGTCGTTCCTGCACTAGCTGATCTAAGTACCATCCTTCTTAGAAGATATGGAAAAAGGGAGAAAATCATCATTTCCAACACCTCGCCGACTGTTCCTCCCCTTATGACAGCTGGGGGCTTTCTATCAAGGGAGCTGGGAATCGATTCGATAGGCGTGCCCCTTCTCGTGAAAGGGGCACAGCAATGCCACACTCTCATCTATCAACTCGTTGAGGAAACGAAACAAATGTCCAAAGATTCTCATGAACAGGTAGTTGTGTTGGAAAATAAGAAATATCAATATAAAATTGGAAAAAAACATATCTTCTGGAAGAAATAA
- a CDS encoding FMN-dependent NADH-azoreductase, with product MAKVLYITAHPHDDTQSYSMAVAKAFMDTYKEVNPDDQVVHIDLYREHIPHIDADVFSGWGKLQTGKGFEELSSEEKSKVNRLNELTEQFISADKYVFVTPLWNFSFPPVMKAYIDSVAVAGKSFKYTEQGPVGLLTDKKAIHIQARGGIYSEGPAAGMEMGHRYLDIIMQFFGVPSFEGVFVEGHAAMPDKAQEIKENAIARAKDAAQTF from the coding sequence ATGGCAAAAGTATTATATATTACGGCACATCCCCATGATGATACTCAATCGTACAGCATGGCGGTGGCGAAAGCATTTATGGATACGTATAAAGAAGTGAATCCTGACGATCAAGTGGTTCACATTGATCTGTACCGAGAACATATACCCCATATTGACGCTGATGTGTTTAGTGGATGGGGGAAACTGCAAACGGGAAAAGGGTTTGAGGAGCTTTCATCGGAAGAAAAGTCGAAAGTGAATCGTCTGAATGAGTTAACAGAACAGTTTATTTCTGCAGATAAATATGTGTTCGTTACACCATTATGGAATTTCTCCTTCCCGCCGGTGATGAAAGCGTATATTGACTCTGTAGCGGTTGCCGGTAAATCGTTTAAGTATACGGAACAGGGACCGGTCGGATTACTGACAGACAAGAAAGCTATTCATATCCAGGCACGAGGTGGGATTTACTCAGAGGGTCCTGCAGCCGGCATGGAAATGGGTCATCGTTATCTGGACATCATCATGCAATTTTTCGGCGTACCTTCCTTCGAGGGTGTATTTGTAGAGGGGCATGCTGCTATGCCTGATAAAGCCCAGGAGATCAAAGAGAATGCCATTGCTAGAGCGAAGGATGCCGCTCAAACATTTTAA
- a CDS encoding YbaN family protein, whose product MKGKEGVAVINKIKKMIYILLGLLFMGIGVVGIVLPLIPTTPLLLLASFFFVRGSERFEAWFKGTSVYKKHLEGFIRHRSMTLRQKVTLLIFSDIMILIPLILSDSLIVKVILSLIIVYKYYYFIFKIRTVAVRGD is encoded by the coding sequence ATGAAGGGTAAAGAGGGAGTGGCCGTAATAAATAAGATTAAGAAAATGATTTACATATTATTAGGTTTGTTATTTATGGGAATAGGGGTTGTAGGCATCGTGCTGCCCCTAATACCAACGACTCCACTCTTGTTGTTGGCATCCTTTTTCTTTGTAAGGGGATCCGAACGATTTGAGGCCTGGTTTAAAGGAACCAGTGTATATAAGAAGCATTTAGAAGGTTTTATTCGTCATCGGTCCATGACACTGCGCCAGAAGGTTACGCTGCTAATTTTTTCAGACATCATGATTCTTATACCGCTGATTTTATCGGATAGTCTGATAGTTAAGGTGATCCTGAGTTTGATCATTGTGTATAAGTATTACTATTTTATTTTTAAGATAAGGACTGTAGCAGTTCGGGGGGATTGA
- a CDS encoding polymer-forming cytoskeletal protein, producing MNTMEKKELHDLKISGSGTSGGGKFDAVKISGSGKIAGDIDCHELKISGSGTISGDVKAGYIKTSGSSTIKGDTKAETITTSGSSKYEGSVMAAEMNTSGSSKVLKDLIFKNFKVSGSCKVGGKIQGGSIKASGSLRVEKDCEVETFSSSGSVHIEGLLNADRIQIEINHESSIKEIGGETIAVKHHNSNGLIKQVVNFFLQKEDYLFSDLIEGDEVYLENTKAKLVRGKNVVIGENCDINTVEYSGSLDVKQDSRIGEKVKI from the coding sequence ATGAATACTATGGAAAAGAAAGAACTGCATGACTTGAAGATCAGTGGATCCGGTACGTCCGGCGGAGGAAAATTTGATGCAGTAAAAATCAGTGGAAGCGGAAAAATCGCTGGCGACATCGACTGCCACGAGCTTAAAATTTCAGGTTCCGGGACGATTTCAGGTGACGTAAAAGCTGGATACATTAAAACGAGCGGTTCTTCTACCATTAAAGGTGATACAAAAGCAGAAACGATTACGACCAGTGGAAGCTCCAAGTATGAAGGCTCGGTGATGGCTGCTGAAATGAACACAAGTGGTTCAAGCAAAGTATTGAAAGACCTCATCTTTAAAAATTTCAAGGTGAGCGGTTCATGTAAGGTTGGAGGAAAGATTCAAGGGGGATCGATTAAAGCAAGCGGTTCTTTAAGAGTTGAAAAGGATTGTGAAGTCGAAACCTTCTCCTCTTCCGGCTCGGTCCATATCGAGGGGCTCCTCAACGCTGACCGGATTCAAATCGAAATCAATCACGAATCCTCCATTAAAGAAATCGGTGGCGAAACGATTGCAGTGAAACACCATAACTCGAACGGACTGATTAAACAAGTGGTCAACTTCTTTCTCCAAAAGGAAGATTACCTATTTTCAGATCTGATCGAAGGTGACGAGGTGTATCTTGAAAACACGAAGGCTAAACTGGTTCGCGGTAAGAATGTTGTGATCGGGGAGAATTGTGACATCAATACGGTTGAATATTCAGGTAGCCTGGATGTGAAGCAGGATAGTCGAATCGGGGAAAAAGTGAAGATATAA
- a CDS encoding potassium channel family protein: MASIVTIVAIIFILVNLIYFFKDKHFKYSYFSTTLFYKLFFVLFSIMIAFAVLYYVLSFENPMLRVSSPSGKPVEHTFLNYLYYSGVTILSVGYGDYIPTGHIRFFALLEAAIGLLLPTAYFMKVLESKGKENRENE; the protein is encoded by the coding sequence TTGGCAAGCATCGTTACAATCGTAGCCATCATTTTCATCCTGGTAAACTTAATCTATTTCTTTAAGGATAAGCATTTCAAATACAGTTATTTTAGTACAACGCTATTTTATAAGCTGTTTTTCGTACTTTTCAGTATCATGATCGCATTTGCAGTACTCTATTATGTCCTGTCATTTGAGAATCCGATGCTGCGTGTCAGTTCACCCAGTGGCAAGCCGGTAGAGCATACGTTCCTCAATTATCTCTATTATAGCGGGGTGACGATCCTCTCCGTCGGGTACGGAGATTATATCCCGACAGGCCATATCCGATTCTTTGCACTGCTTGAAGCAGCAATCGGATTGCTGCTCCCGACGGCCTATTTTATGAAGGTTTTGGAGTCGAAGGGAAAAGAGAATAGGGAGAATGAATAG
- a CDS encoding MFS transporter produces MKRFSKEESSWIFYDWANSAYSIIISTAVFPLFYKAAATNAGVSAANSTAYLGYTIAIATFILAMIGPILGTIADYEGYKKKFFTFFFALGVTFTALLAFVPSDQWLLLLIFYTVAAVGSAGSNVFYDAFLTDVTTEERMNRVSSRGFGFGYIGSTIPFIISIAIIILSQNGVLPFSVTIASKIAFIITALWWGLFAIPLIKNVHQRYFIEREKNPVANSFKRLGKTMKEIRKYRALFLFLLAYFFYIDGVGTIITMSTAYGTDLGITATNLLIILFVTQVVAGPFAILYGRLAEKFTGKKMLYVGIFVYIIVCIYAYFLETTMDFWILAMLVASSQGGIQALSRAYFAKLIPKKNANEFFGFYNIFGKFASILGPLLVAVTAQVTGESNSGVFSLVVLFIIGLVILAFVPEPKGNEIEKPTIV; encoded by the coding sequence ATGAAGCGTTTCTCAAAAGAAGAAAGCAGCTGGATCTTTTATGATTGGGCAAACTCAGCCTATTCCATTATCATTTCGACAGCCGTATTTCCGCTTTTTTATAAGGCTGCCGCTACTAATGCAGGGGTCAGTGCCGCGAATTCGACTGCTTATTTAGGGTACACCATTGCGATTGCCACCTTTATCCTCGCTATGATCGGTCCGATTCTGGGAACGATTGCTGATTATGAAGGCTACAAGAAGAAATTTTTCACCTTCTTCTTTGCCCTCGGTGTTACATTTACTGCCCTGCTTGCTTTCGTTCCAAGTGATCAGTGGCTGCTTCTGTTAATTTTTTATACAGTGGCAGCGGTCGGATCAGCTGGCTCCAATGTTTTCTATGATGCCTTTTTAACCGACGTAACGACAGAAGAGCGAATGAACAGGGTGTCATCCCGTGGATTTGGATTCGGGTACATCGGGAGCACAATACCATTTATCATAAGCATCGCCATCATCATATTATCTCAAAATGGGGTACTTCCTTTCTCCGTTACCATCGCCAGTAAAATCGCGTTCATCATTACTGCATTATGGTGGGGACTCTTTGCCATCCCCTTAATCAAAAATGTCCATCAGCGCTACTTTATCGAGCGTGAAAAGAATCCCGTTGCCAATAGCTTTAAGCGTCTTGGTAAAACGATGAAAGAAATCAGGAAATATCGTGCACTATTTTTGTTTCTTCTTGCTTATTTCTTTTATATTGATGGAGTCGGCACCATCATTACGATGTCCACTGCATACGGTACAGATCTTGGGATCACAGCCACTAATCTCTTGATCATCCTGTTTGTTACTCAGGTGGTGGCTGGGCCTTTTGCAATTCTTTACGGAAGGCTGGCAGAGAAATTCACGGGGAAAAAGATGTTGTATGTAGGGATATTCGTTTATATCATCGTTTGCATTTATGCTTACTTTTTAGAGACCACAATGGACTTCTGGATCCTCGCTATGCTCGTTGCTTCTTCCCAAGGTGGCATCCAGGCATTGAGCCGGGCATACTTTGCAAAATTAATTCCGAAGAAAAATGCCAATGAATTCTTTGGTTTCTATAATATCTTTGGTAAGTTCGCCTCGATCCTCGGGCCATTGTTAGTGGCGGTCACCGCCCAAGTGACAGGTGAATCCAATAGTGGAGTCTTCAGTCTTGTCGTCCTCTTTATCATCGGGCTTGTCATTCTTGCCTTCGTCCCTGAGCCGAAAGGAAATGAGATTGAGAAGCCAACAATTGTATAA